One Longimicrobiaceae bacterium genomic window carries:
- a CDS encoding L,D-transpeptidase family protein, translating to MNSFSTSASRGVAGAAACLLILLAGCGGDSARAGESTGEEGSAASVDGSWNPQALKAVKGVPASAIRGGIQQRLGATRPAPLDEDQWRHVQRLYERYRQGPLWLTKNGLAEDRAEALLKALIDAHTDALRVDAYPLNELARALVAVKETPRPTAQQLATADVLLTAAYAALGEDLLTGQLDPRTVSEGWHIDPQEEQVDSALARALREEPLDRSIARMRPQDEDYAALVRELQRYRKLAVQGGWPAVPKGKALRPGQTDSSVRLAALRQRLEAEELLGASTPAAQQTGADSTPAGARARAGGSVYDAQLAGAVADYQARHGIEADSVLGEETVASLNTPAAYRLGQIAANLERFRWLPRSLGSRYVLVNVPAFRLEAYDGGRKALEMKVIVGEEYTDRITPVFSDSVEFVVFRPYWNVTDDIATKELWPKIQADPGYMAQNNYETFREGGKTRIRQKPGPENSLGLVKFMFPNDFNIYLHDTPQDELFEEDVRAFSHGCIRLEKPEQLAQWVLGWPAERVRQAMEQGPDDKRVDVPRKLPVYIAYFTTYLRGGQLSFGNDLYKRDDALIRAVQDGALPSAQTLRAVDSLRRFVAE from the coding sequence GGGATCCGCAGCATCGGTGGACGGCTCCTGGAACCCGCAGGCACTGAAGGCAGTCAAGGGCGTCCCGGCGAGTGCGATCCGGGGTGGGATCCAGCAGCGTCTCGGCGCCACCCGGCCGGCACCGCTGGACGAAGATCAGTGGCGGCACGTGCAGAGGCTCTACGAGCGCTACCGCCAGGGACCGCTCTGGCTCACGAAGAACGGCCTCGCCGAGGATCGCGCGGAAGCGCTGCTGAAGGCCCTGATCGATGCGCACACGGATGCGCTCCGTGTGGATGCGTACCCGCTGAACGAGCTGGCGCGTGCGCTGGTAGCGGTGAAGGAGACGCCGCGCCCCACGGCGCAGCAGCTCGCCACGGCCGACGTCCTGCTGACGGCAGCGTACGCAGCGCTCGGCGAGGACCTGCTCACCGGGCAGCTCGATCCGCGCACGGTGTCCGAAGGGTGGCACATCGATCCCCAGGAGGAGCAGGTCGACAGTGCGCTGGCTCGTGCGCTGCGGGAGGAGCCGCTGGACCGCTCCATTGCCCGGATGCGGCCGCAGGACGAAGACTACGCTGCACTCGTGCGCGAGCTCCAGCGTTACCGGAAGCTGGCCGTGCAGGGCGGCTGGCCGGCGGTGCCCAAGGGGAAGGCGCTCAGGCCCGGGCAGACCGATTCGTCCGTGCGGCTGGCGGCTCTTCGTCAACGGCTGGAGGCGGAGGAACTGCTCGGCGCCAGCACGCCGGCAGCGCAGCAGACGGGCGCCGACAGCACTCCGGCGGGTGCCCGTGCCCGGGCCGGTGGGTCTGTCTACGATGCGCAGCTCGCCGGCGCCGTGGCTGACTACCAGGCCCGGCACGGCATCGAGGCCGACAGCGTCCTGGGGGAGGAGACCGTCGCGTCGCTCAACACCCCGGCGGCGTATCGGCTCGGGCAGATCGCCGCCAACCTCGAGCGCTTCCGCTGGCTGCCGCGCTCGCTCGGCTCGCGCTACGTCCTGGTGAACGTTCCCGCCTTTCGGCTGGAGGCGTACGACGGTGGACGAAAGGCCCTGGAGATGAAGGTGATCGTCGGTGAGGAGTACACGGATCGCATCACCCCGGTCTTCAGCGACTCCGTGGAGTTCGTCGTCTTTCGGCCCTACTGGAACGTGACGGACGACATCGCCACCAAGGAGCTCTGGCCGAAGATCCAGGCGGACCCCGGGTACATGGCTCAGAACAACTACGAGACGTTTCGGGAGGGTGGCAAGACACGCATCCGCCAGAAGCCCGGTCCGGAGAACTCGCTCGGGCTGGTGAAGTTCATGTTCCCGAACGACTTCAACATCTACCTGCACGACACGCCGCAGGACGAGCTGTTCGAGGAGGACGTGCGTGCATTCAGCCACGGGTGCATCCGTCTGGAGAAGCCCGAGCAGCTCGCGCAGTGGGTTCTTGGATGGCCGGCGGAACGCGTCCGCCAGGCGATGGAGCAGGGCCCGGACGACAAGCGTGTGGACGTTCCGCGCAAGCTTCCCGTCTACATTGCCTACTTCACCACCTACCTGCGGGGGGGGCAGCTGTCGTTCGGGAACGATCTTTACAAGCGTGACGATGCGCTCATCCGCGCCGTTCAGGATGGGGCGCTGCCCAGTGCGCAGACGCTGCGTGCAGTGGATTCACTCCGCCGCTTCGTGGCGGAGTAG